In Helicoverpa zea isolate HzStark_Cry1AcR chromosome 7, ilHelZeax1.1, whole genome shotgun sequence, the genomic window CAAATCATACGAGATAATTGTTTGATTACGAATACTAAAATGTTTGTCTTATTTCTTTTGTGAATATGAAGGAAGTAAAATTAGATTGGTTTATTGTTACTACTAGAGAAATTAGTGATAACTAATTCATAAGGCTGTATTTTCAGGGCATTGATACAAAGGACTACGCTTGCGATTAACTGCTAAGAATCTCATAATTTTAAgagtatgtattttataaatatattttgcgtATTGTGTTTAAAACTGAAAGCAAATTAGTAACATATTAATTATACCAAAAGACAcgctacttatattttattcattaaacgATTAGGTACCTGCTAGCATTTTCTTATCCTAATAAgtacaaactaaaaaataattaaattaggaTTACTTCTTCAAAATTCCAGAGTGTTTTATCAGACTGTTAGTGTTCAGCATCTGGAACAAATGAAAATAGACATTCGAAAAACTAATTCAGCTTTCTTTTCTCTAGTTGTTTGATTTCTCCGGGGAGAAATGTCTGAAAcaatttagtacctacctattttttaaaCGTGTTTTAGCTTCCACGTCCTGTATAAATACAATTTCTTAAAGTAATTTTTCCAATCGGACTTAGCAGACAGTATTTCCTCAGATTAACGCTTTCAAACAAAGAATTAATAGATATAGATAACTTTATGATATAATGGCGTAAGTACAGATTATAAaacgttttataaaattataaaagtaaatttttTTAGGTAACCCTAGAATTATGGACacgttgtttttcttttctctcacaaacaaataacaacgaagatataacacaaTTGAAGTTTGTGTAACATCactttaagtacctataagatttacatagacgtgacgtCATGAGACCCCTaaatttttgttaagttttatcttagtaaatgtttaatgttgtgttaaaataaacaatacgtgtccaatatttttgcCAATCTAAAATACTTGTcgtcatttagttttttttcttcttcttatgtttagttttgagGAAGTGTAAACATGTGTGTTTTATGTAAAAGTtaatatgtagataggtattACGGATTATCTTTGTTCAGTCAGCTAGCTATTGCAATAATAGATTATTCATGCTTGATTACCCTATACAAACAGTAATTATATTAAGCTAAATATTACGGTGCTTATTAGCAAAATATGGGCAATTGGATACTGAACCAAATTGCTTTGATGATGTAGTTGTATTTATGTTAGAAGACTAGCTTCAACCAGCGGTTTTGCCAGCGTCCGCTGGGAAATGCTACATACAGTCGGATAAAAGTACAATCTATACTGAAACAATGTATTTCAAGCCTTTTTTGATAAGTGCACTATTTTAAACTGTATGAAAATTTATCAGTTCTTGGTAATTAGcgcgttaaaaaaaaaaagaatattcagCTTTTTTTCACGTTATAAGGTACATAGATTGTTTTAGGtataattaaagttatttccgttaattaacaaaaactttgACTAAAAGTGTCACTAATTAATTCATTAGTTCATTAATTCATTAGAGAAATTAGTTCATAAAAATTGAgccataaaaatacataattaacaaGTTTCCAAACAACGAACCAAActaataataaagttattagCTACCGTGTGTTAGGCGGACCATGTTGCCTAACTCATGTAGGTAAATTGTTCAACTTTTCAGTGTATTACAGCCTACGAGTGAAACagaaaattaaatgataatttaggtacctaggtattttCAGGTTCTGAAGTCCAGTTCACAGAGCATTCGCACTGGCGAATTATAATCGCGCTTGATAAAAACGAGCGTACACGCGCGACACATTCGGAGCTTCAAAACTCCGTCGGTCGGTTTTAAACGTCATCATTCTATTCACatcggtagttgtcaattgttttccgTACGCACGAAAGCCTGTACTGCTCGAGCGATTTTGAACAGAAAACCTGAGTTGAAAATCTACTTGTGTTAAATCTTTTTATGTAGGCATAAGAGTAAACAAATCGCTCAGAATTATAATAATTCGGTTTgtcagtaggtatattttaggcATACAAAACTCAAACACAAAGTAGTACAGTCCTTTTAATAAGTAGGCGTCCATATTCACGCTTTCAACCATTCCGTCGACCGAAAGGCTTTTCACAAAGCCTAGTTTTAAATTCTCTCAGTCAACAGTTGAAGTGTTTATTTGACATTCAGCCTTTTTGGTCCAAAACTTTTTGGTTTCAAAGCgcttataataaaatttttggACAGTTACATACTAACGTTTTATTCGAATCCGATAGGCTTTTGTGTTGGATTAAACGTTTCGTGTTTTTTGATGCGAAAATAACTTGATTTGTTATGTAGTCGGTAGGTAATTCAGTTGGCAAATATCTCACCAATTCTGTTTGAAAGGGTAATAGAGATTTATACTATTGAGCAAGCATGGTAGTTAAAACGCTCAATTCTTCGCTGCGTGATTCCTCAACAGTGGGGcggtaaaaaggctgatgatgataatgactaTTCCCGAGCGAATGCTAAACACCGTTCAATGTATGCGTCAACGTAAAATCTTAAAACCTACATTCCAACCATTAGGTTAAAGCCAATTTATTAGGtatagcaaaaaatatgatttaatagcGCAACTCagcctattttatttttatatctgtaCCCTGGACATACATTTCTGTAATATAGGTACAGGAGCAGGTTTTCCTAAATGTAATTTAGTCACGTGTTTAAAATGTCACgtttaatatacctatttctACTAGACTTCGGACACATTGAGCGACGTCTCACAAAATAGTCGAATTTAGCTCAAATAgcaaatctatatttttattctagctatacctaataatattttgaagaggaaacattttcgtttatttgtttgtaccctaaagattCTGAAACTTCTaagtcgatttaaaaaaatattgcactgttggaaagttacactcttTCCGAATAacatatgttatattttataccggtacgAGCAGTACCTATTTCCCATTTgaagcgagtgaaaccgcgggaaaacggctagtctataGTGTACAGGAGCAGATGTCCTAAATATAATTTAGTCCcgtgtaatatatttttactagacTTCGGACACAATGAgcgacgtctaacaaaataggCGAATAAAGCTCAAATAACACATATCTGATAAAATGTTCTCCAGTACAAAAAAATTCCTCTAAATATACATTTGAATTTGTCTCAATAGacgaaaatacaaataaattcctctaaatatacatttagaggaatttatttgtattttcgtCTCATCAATTGTCAATGTGGGTgacagtattgacagatgtaaGCGTAACGAGGTAGAAAGCTACTTATTTTGCCTATTTATCGGGATATGATAAGTATTTTTGGTTATTATTTTGGACTAGCTTCTGCTAgtgacttcgtccgcgttagattcggactttgtgcaaagagaggaagaaatcaccagcctatccaattatctaaatctatgcgtacctaacCTATTACTAATTAGCTTTAACCACTAAGGCTGCACACgtgacggaagcttaaaaaatggagtaacttctcccgttttcccaacatttcccatcactgctctgctcctactgatcgtagcgtgatgaaaagtatcctataaccggcccaggagtatgaagaatatatttgccaagtttcattaaaattagccaagtagtttttgtttccataacgaacatacagacagacagacagacagacaaaaattttactgattgcatttttggcatcagtatcgatcactcatcaccccctgatagatattttggaaatatatttaatgtacagaattgacctctctacagatttatctGAAGGTTGTGGACTGTATAATTGGTGTGGTGCCGAATAGGGCTGCTGGCGGGGACGCTTTTCAACAAGGCGGGGTGCAGACAATAACACTATTCAGGGTTACTTCTTCCTTTATTCTTCTTGTTAACTGGAGCGCTGCTGGATTCGGACTGCCCGATCACCAAAACATGCCCTCATTATATACGCTAGAGCGCGGGTAAGTAGTTCACAATATGGCCGATGCGACAGCCAATGGGAGCGAGGGGCGTTCCCGTACCCTATGTATGGGAATCTTTTTGGGGCAGTTTTCAGGTGATTTGGCATACTTATAACGTTCCAGCTATGCCCATCCTATGCAACCTGTTTTCCTTTATGTTATACAAAAAATTCACCCTTAAAAACATccctttttaattagaaaactttaaaaaactCAAACGGCTCTCGTTAAGGTAAGGTTTCGATAACATTCGGTTTAATTTGTCGATCATCCTACTAGCGCCGCTCGTGGCCAAAAAGAAAACTAGAACTCAACAATGGAAAAGTACCAATACCCTAGATTTACTATTTGAATCTATTTCTAGGGTTTTTTCTGGGTTGCATAAGATAGGCATcccacttatatttatttacaaatacaaaacTTAGTACTAACAACCTTATGTACTGACTATTTTAATTATGCAACCTTAGTATTctatctttaattaaaacaatagcaatatctgttttttattgaaaaaacgtTAATCCTTAAACTAGGGCATACAAGTTACACTTAAAATTAGTACTTAGATACGCTTAACTATGTTACAATTATAGTCTTAAACTTTAAAggaattaaaaacaacaacagaaaATAGCTTTTAATTTAACAACAGACATACTAACTAtcataaaaccttaaaaaacttaaacattgaTTATCACTGCTTTTATCACTTAGCTATCACTTTTACACTTATTCATCGTCGCCGACATCCTCCCCCACGGTGCGTAGCACGCCATCCTCGGAGCGCGACGATGCGGCGGGAACCAGGACGATGATTCTACGCGTTGGCCGGCGCAGCACTCCTCCCGTAGTCCTTACGTCCATCACTCGGGTTCTGCCGTCTGGCCCGGGGTAGGTTTTAATGACTTCACCGCGGGGCCACGTATTGCGAGGTAACGTGGAGTCGACTATGAGCACGATGTCGCCTTCTCGAGGGTCGTTAGTGGCGCGACCCTCTATCCGTCGTGGCATGATGAGGGGCAGGTACTCTTTCACCCACCGCTGCCAGAAATGGTCGGCGAGCCTCTGCGCTGTTTTCCAGTTTGCCTTCCCGATTAAGTCTGTGTCGTCGAATTCTCCCGGCGCCATCGCTCCGCACGATCTTCCAAGCAGGAAATGGTTGGGGGTCAGACTCTCTTCGTCGTCGGGATCCATACTGACGGGGGTGAGGGGTCTTGAGTTGACGATGTGTTCGACTTCTGTTATTAATGTGTGAAGCACTTCTTCAGGCGGGCTTCTTTCATTGAGTACTGCAGCCAGGGCCGTCTTCACTGACCGCACGAGTCTCTCCCAGGCGCCCCCCATGTTTGGGCTGCCGGGGGGAATGAATTTCCACTTGATTCCTTTTTCTTGTGCGGCCGCCTCTAGCTCTTTGTTCGCGCCAACGAAGTTAGTACCGTTGTCACTAAAAATCGTACTCGGCGTTCCTCTTCTCGCGGTCATCCGTCGCAACGCCATTATCATAGAGCTGGCACTTAGAGAGGGGGCCAGCTCCAGGTGAACGGCTCGCGTGGTAAGGCATGTAAACAATGCCCCCCACCGCTTCTCAACCCTTCTGCCAACGGTGACTTGCATGGGGCCGAAGTAATCGACTGCAGTGCAAGTGAACGGGAACTGATGGTGTTGTAGTCGCTCGCTCGGTAGGTCGCCCGTCGGAGGTATCGCGGGGACACTCTTCCTTGTTCTGCACCACTGGCAGCCATGTGACACTGCCTTTACTGCGGCCCTTAAACCGAAGATCCAATACTTTTGTCGCACTTCGTTCATGACTGTAGCAGTGTTGCCGTGAAGAAACTTCTTATGATAATGTTGAATGATGAGCTGCGCGATTCTGTGTTTTCCGTCTAATATAATAGGGTTCATTTTCCTTCGCTCTTCGCCGCGAAACTTCATCGTCCTGCTTCTTAACTTAATGATATCGTCATCATCGATGTACACGTCGATTTTCTTAAGTTTACTTGCATTTTCGAGgggtttttcttttttcaaacttcTTATTTCTGTTGCAAAACTATCGACTTGACTTATCCTTATCAGAATCTCTTCGGCCTTCCTTATGTGTTGTTGCTCTATAGGTGCGTGTAGGGGTTTCTTAGACTTGGTGATGGCTGGTTGATTGGGGGTTCGCTTCTTGTCCTTCTGTGCTCTTCTCTGCGGTCGCCAAGGCTCGTCTTCTTTGCGCACGGCGGTAGTGGCTGCTTTACGGGTCTTCTTTAATAAGAGGTATGCGAAGGTGACCACTCTGGCCGTGACGCGCAGTAGTCGCTCCCAGCTTGAGAACCTTCGTAAATCAATTAAGGCCTTCCCTTCTGTTGCGGCAGCCACCACTTGCTCCTTGCCTTTTTCCTCCGGTAATTTGCCCGCAGACTTGAAATCGTGTAGAGGCCACTCTTGTTCTGTTTGTCGAAGAAACGCGGGGCCTTGGAACCATCTTGATTTGTGATTGAACTCGGCCGGCGTTCCCCTTGTAGCGTCGTCCGCCGGGTTCTCTTTAGTGGGCACCCATCTCCAGTCCTCCGGCTTAGTGTTTTCTTCGATTTCTGCGAGCCGGTTAGCCACGAAGGTTTTAAATTTCCTTGGCTCCGCCTTGATCCACAGTAACACGGTGCTAGAGTCAGTCCAGTAGAATTTTCTTGATACTTGCAGGCTCATTTCTTCCTCGATACTAGCTGCTAATCTACTGCCAAGCAGGGCGGCTTGCAACTCTAATCGTGGAATCGACACTGGTTTTGTCGGCGATACTCTTGCTTTGCCTGCGACCATGGAGACGTGCACTTTCCCGCAGGGTTCAACTGTCCTCCAGTAAGCAACCGCCGCGTAAGCCTCTTCGCTAGCGTCCGTGAACGTGTGTAGCTGCCCTTCACCGCAGCGTGGCGAGATACATCTCGGTATCTGAACTCCTGTTAATGCCAGCACCTCTTCTAAGTACCTTGaccatatttttctttgtttttcgtTAATCTTCTCGTCCCAGTCAACCTTCGTTCTCCATATGTCTTGAATTAATTTCTTTCCTTGTATTAGCACAGGCGCCGCGAAGCCTAGCGGATCGAATGTTGACATCACGGCACTTGTGACTTCACGCTTCGTAGGCGCTCTTGTATTTTCTAATAATTCCTTCGGTGTGTTGCGCAGACCAACGTTGAACGCCAACTTATCTTCTTTCACAAGCCACCTCAGTCCCAGAGTTTTTTCTTCCTTTGTAAGCAGCAGTGATTCTCCCTTGTTCGTGTCTTCAATTTCTGATAATACCCTTATGTCGTTGCTCGCCCAGCCTTTTAAGTGAAAACTCGCTCGAGAATGTATCTCTTTAACTTCTCTTGATATCTTCTTAGCTTCTTCAATCGACGCGAAGCTCTGTAGGTAATCATCCATATAGTGATTCCTGCTTATAGCTTTCACAGCTTCTGGGTGAGTTGCCTTGAAGTCTTCCGCGTTTTTGTTCATCACATATATCGCAGTTGCGGGCGATGACGCTGCCCCGAATATAATTGACGACATTCTGTACTCGTCGGGTTTGCTTGTTCTTCGGCTTCCTCGCCACAGGAACCTTAGACTGTCTCGGTCGCCTTCCCTCACTTTGACTCGAAGAAACATGTCTTGGATGTCGGCCATGACAGCCACTGGGCCTTCTCTGAAGCGTAGCAGCACTCCGAACAGTGATTGAAGTAGATCCGGGCCTGATAGCAAGGCGTCGTTGAGGCTTTTCCCTTCGTACTTGGCTGCCGCGTCAAACACTATTCTTGGCTTCCGCTTGACAGGGTGCACAACTGCGAAGTGGGGCAAGTAGAAAGTTCTTCCTTCAGTTGACGTCTCTGGCGCTTTCTCTGCGTATCcattttcaaccatgctctggaTTTGCTTCTCGTAATACTCTTTGACTTCCTTATCTTTGTCCAGCTTCCTTTCAATGCTGATTAGACGACGAAAGGCTTGCTTGTAGTTGTTAGGCAGGCGCTCGTCTTCTTTCTTCCACAAGAGGCCTGTTTCGAATTGCCCGCTTGCTAAACGTTTCGTTGTTTTTTCTAAAGTTTCTAAGGCTCTTCTGTCGCTGTCGTTTGATGGCAGTCGGTTCTGGATACCCAGCGATTCTAGCTGGAAATGTTGCCTTACTACTTCTTCTATGTCTTCTGATTCTGTCGTCGCTCTTCCATAATGTACGAAGTTGACTACAGTGTTCGTGCCAGTTTCACAGCCGTGCAGCACCCACCCTAAGTCAGTGAGAGAGGCCACGGGTTCAGCTGGCTTGCCCTTCTTCAATCTTCTTGTGACGATAAGTGCCCAATTATCTTGCCCAATCAACAACCTTGGCCGCTCTGCCGTGTAGAGTAACTGCTCTTCGATTGCCTTCAGATGCGGGCAGCTCTCTACGGTGCTCTTACTGATTCCTTGTTCACACAGCCTCAAGTCGTCAATTGTTCTAACTGTGATGGACTTCTTATCTCTTCTGTGGGCTCCTCTTATCTTCAGTTGAATCTTCTGAGAACCATCTTTCCTTATAACTCTTCCGCCCACTGTTTCAATAGACAGAGCTTCGCGACTTCCTTCAGCTCCAATCGTCTCTGCTATTGCCTCGTCCAGGAGCGTGACAGTTGATCCTTCATCCAGCAACGCCAGTACACGTACTTGTCCTTTAGGCCCGTAGAGATGCACCGGAACAATCTTCAAATACGCTCTCTCTTCTGACTTGGTACTGTTTACTGAAGAAACCTTCTCTTCATATGTTTGTTTCCCTTTGTTTTCGTCACTTGATTTCTGTACTGGTACAGGCGGCTCGTCAGAGTGCAGGAGAGTATGATGCCATCTTCCACACTGCTTACACACAGGCGCCTTGCAGTTGATTCTTGAGTGCTTGAATCGTAAACACTTAAAACAGATTCTTGCTTTCTTGACGATGTCCCATTTCTCATTTATATCCGCTTCTTTGAACTTCTTGCATTCGGTTGCATAGTGTTCACCCTCACAAGCTGGGCACGACTTCTTATATTTGTCTTGCGACGTGTCTTGTGTCACATTCACCGGCCTTCTGAAACCCTTCTTGTATTCTGATAACGCTTCAGGCGGAGCGAAGTCCCCACACATGTCTGCTTCAATTTCCAGGAACGCTTCAACAAGTAATAGTTCTTGAAGTTCTTCATCTCTTCTGCTTCTGTGATAGGCAAACCAGCGAAACTTCATAGAAGGCGGCATCTTCTCCACTATGGCTTTCAATGTTTCAGGCGAGCTGAGGTACTGTGGTTTCTTCAACGCCTTGATTGTTTCTATAGCGTTCTTCACGCGACTTGCAAACACGCAGATATCACTTGGGTTTTCGCTCACTCTTGACATATTCTTCAGCTTCTCCAGCTCTGATAATGCTAGCGCTCCGGGTCTTCCAAATCTTGACTCCAATCCCTTAATTACTTCGCGTGGATTTTCAGCGGTGAATAGCAGGCTCTGAACAGCTTCTTTCGCTTTTCCTTGTATAGCTCTTCTTAGGCGCGCTAAGTTCTGTGCGTTGCTGAATGAGGCGGCTGTATCTTCGAATGATCTTCTGAATGCCAACCACTCTTCACAGGATCCGTTGAAGTGAGGGAGTTCGATGTACTTCGGCGCGGTGACGTCACGTGAGTTTTCAGACAGCTTGCGTATTGCTTCAGCCAGTTGGTGGATATCGcttctttcttctttagaaTCGGTCGGTCTCTTCTTCTTGCTGGGCCCGGCGCTGGTCTCGATGAACCAATTCTCCACTTCATGGGTTTGCTCGTACAACTCTTCACCAGCTCCATCTTCCTCGTCGGACTCGGCGACGGCGATGTCCAGCTCGGCTCGAGCTACCCTTGCGCGGGCCTCAGCTACTTCTAATTCCCGTAGTGCCACCGCCATCCTTGCTTGTGCTTCTGCCTTCTTTTTTTGAGACGAGCGGCTGGACGTCGTGTCTACATCGCGGGTCGACTTCTTAGCTTGCGGGTTTCCTTCAACTGACGCGCTGACACTAGACGGCGGAAAGCTTGAATCTTGTGGACGAGCCTTCACTGCGACGCTTCTCTCCGGGTTCTGGGACGTGGGGTGGCTTCCTACTTCATGTACGGGATCCGATTCTTCGATTATCCTTGATGGCGGGGGGGGGCGGCTCCCTTCCCCTGCTGATGAATCCTTTCCAACAACACCCTTTGCTTGAGGTAACGGCGTTCGTTTGTGCGGCGACGGCGTCCTCTTTGTAAGCGTCGATCTACTTGCTATCGACGAACTTGCGGTTTCACTTGGCGTATTCATGCTCCAGTCTGTTGACGTAGAACTTTCCCCGGTGGTCTTGGACTGCGTAGAACTTGATCTTGTCGAAGGCATCTTGATCTTCACCCTATCCGGCTCGCGAAGGACCAGCTGAAGGTTGTGGACTGTATAATTGGTGTGGTGCCGAATAGGGCTGCTGGCGGGGACGCTTTTCAACAAGGCGGGGTGCAGACAATAACACTATTCAGGGTTACTTCTTCCTTTATTCTTCTTGTTAACTGGAGCGCTGCTGGATTCGGACTGCCCGATCACCAAAACATGCCCTCATTATATACGCTAGAGCGCGGGTAAGTAGTTCACAATATGGCCGATGCGACAGCCAATGGGAGCGAGGGGCGTTCCCGTACCCTATGTATGGGAATCTTTTTGGGGCAGTTTTCAGGTGATTTGGCATACTTATAACGTTCCAGCTATGCCCATCCTATGCAACCTGTTTTCCTTTATGTTATACAAAAAATTCACCCTTAAAAACATccctttttaattagaaaactttaaaaaactCAAACGGCTCTCGTTAAGGTAAGGTTTCGATAACATTCGGTTTAATTTGTCGATCATCCTACTAGCGCCGCTCGTGGCCAAAAAGAAAACTAGAACTCAACAATGGAAAAGTACCAATACCCTAGATTTACTATTTGAATCTATTTCTAGGGTTTTTTCTGGGTTGCATAAGATAGGCATcccacttatatttatttacaaatacaaaacTTAGTACTAACAACCTTATGTACTGACTATTTTAATTATGCAACCTTAGTATTctatctttaattaaaacaatagcaatatctgttttttattgaaaaaacgtTAATCCTTAAACTAGGGCATACAAGTTACACTTAAAATTAGTACTTAGATACGCTTAACTATGTTACAATTATAGTCTTAAACTTTAAAggaattaaaaacaacaacagaaaATAGCTTTTAATTTAACAACAGACATACTAACTAtcataaaaccttaaaaaacttaaacattgaTTATCACTGCTTTTATCACTTAGCTATCACTTTTACACTTATTCATCGTCGCCgacattatctatacatataataatctattctattctatacatataataaatctgtaaaaaaactgtgtctgtacattgaatatattaaaaaaataataattgggtggggctTAGAaccagtaatggagcacaaatccaaaaaaaaattctgtctgtttgtctgtatgtctgtatgtctgtttgtttgtacacgctaatcttccaaactactgaacggatttcaatgattttttctttgttgaatcagtattaagcctggtcgacatataggctataatttatcttcgaaacttgaagacctggtgcagaactccaacagaccaacaaaactataagagatacaaaaatggtgccatagcaaaaattgtttcatgtgatgagtaTTTTcggctgagataataaatttgaagatctggaacacctgatgtggaaccctgagagcccagcttctctgtaccatatacaggtatgacgttttagcaaaagttgttcaatctgataagttCTTTCTATTGactaataaaaattgaagatctaaaatacctgatgtggaactccaggagcccagctagactatagcatatagaggtatgacgttttagcaaaaaatgttcaatctgatgagcactctctattgactaataaaaattgaagatctaaaacacctgatgtggaactccaggagcccaggtagactatagcatataaaggtatgacgttttagcaaaagttgttcaatctcaTAAGCACTAGCTATTGACGTAttaacatcgaagatctggagaccgtcgacacgggtctgtcgtctagaaagacagagggacgatgagccacccgaactcaccgcccacagacccacgcctacggtggccgggagtcatctcgcgacacccggcagATCTGgtacacctgatgtggaacttcaagagcaatactacacttgaaatgtatagaaatgaatgttacaaaataggtatggtgaatcaaaaaaagtaattaagtagtccgtcttttagataaccctaaaatatggacacatattttttcttttctctctcctacaaacaaattataacGAAGacacaacacgcttgaattttgtgttaagtcactgcttagtacaaattttacatacctagacgtgacgtcacgagcccccactcttcgattttgttgcgttatatctcattgttattttgtatgtatgtctcttccatagTTCGGTACTACAGAgtcccgaatttttgggaggcaaacgtgtgGCCGAAGCCAACaagctgaagcccttttgagacaattttaatgaaatggtgacgattatccctttaagcactatagaaatgaacccaaagacaatccccggttctgtgttaaactattgctaactatggaggaaaactacttgggccattgtgatgggatgttagtggattaggacATAGGAAAC contains:
- the LOC124631836 gene encoding uncharacterized protein LOC124631836, with translation MPSTRSSSTQSKTTGESSTSTDWSMNTPSETASSSIASRSTLTKRTPSPHKRTPLPQAKGVVGKDSSAGEGSRPPPPSRIIEESDPVHEVGSHPTSQNPERSVAVKARPQDSSFPPSSVSASVEGNPQAKKSTRDVDTTSSRSSQKKKAEAQARMAVALRELEVAEARARVARAELDIAVAESDEEDGAGEELYEQTHEVENWFIETSAGPSKKKRPTDSKEERSDIHQLAEAIRKLSENSRDVTAPKYIELPHFNGSCEEWLAFRRSFEDTAASFSNAQNLARLRRAIQGKAKEAVQSLLFTAENPREVIKGLESRFGRPGALALSELEKLKNMSRVSENPSDICVFASRVKNAIETIKALKKPQYLSSPETLKAIVEKMPPSMKFRWFAYHRSRRDEELQELLLVEAFLEIEADMCGDFAPPEALSEYKKGFRRPVNVTQDTSQDKYKKSCPACEGEHYATECKKFKEADINEKWDIVKKARICFKCLRFKHSRINCKAPVCKQCGRWHHTLLHSDEPPVPVQKSSDENKGKQTYEEKVSSVNSTKSEERAYLKIVPVHLYGPKGQVRVLALLDEGSTVTLLDEAIAETIGAEGSREALSIETVGGRVIRKDGSQKIQLKIRGAHRRDKKSITVRTIDDLRLCEQGISKSTVESCPHLKAIEEQLLYTAERPRLLIGQDNWALIVTRRLKKGKPAEPVASLTDLGWVLHGCETGTNTVVNFVHYGRATTESEDIEEVVRQHFQLESLGIQNRLPSNDSDRRALETLEKTTKRLASGQFETGLLWKKEDERLPNNYKQAFRRLISIERKLDKDKEVKEYYEKQIQSMVENGYAEKAPETSTEGRTFYLPHFAVVHPVKRKPRIVFDAAAKYEGKSLNDALLSGPDLLQSLFGVLLRFREGPVAVMADIQDMFLRVKVREGDRDSLRFLWRGSRRTSKPDEYRMSSIIFGAASSPATAIYVMNKNAEDFKATHPEAVKAISRNHYMDDYLQSFASIEEAKKISREVKEIHSRASFHLKGWASNDIRVLSEIEDTNKGESLLLTKEEKTLGLRWLVKEDKLAFNVGLRNTPKELLENTRAPTKREVTSAVMSTFDPLGFAAPVLIQGKKLIQDIWRTKVDWDEKINEKQRKIWSRYLEEVLALTGVQIPRCISPRCGEGQLHTFTDASEEAYAAVAYWRTVEPCGKVHVSMVAGKARVSPTKPVSIPRLELQAALLGSRLAASIEEEMSLQVSRKFYWTDSSTVLLWIKAEPRKFKTFVANRLAEIEENTKPEDWRWVPTKENPADDATRGTPAEFNHKSRWFQGPAFLRQTEQEWPLHDFKSAGKLPEEKGKEQVVAAATEGKALIDLRRFSSWERLLRVTARVVTFAYLLLKKTRKAATTAVRKEDEPWRPQRRAQKDKKRTPNQPAITKSKKPLHAPIEQQHIRKAEEILIRISQVDSFATEIRSLKKEKPLENASKLKKIDVYIDDDDIIKLRSRTMKFRGEERRKMNPIILDGKHRIAQLIIQHYHKKFLHGNTATVMNEVRQKYWIFGLRAAVKAVSHGCQWCRTRKSVPAIPPTGDLPSERLQHHQFPFTCTAVDYFGPMQVTVGRRVEKRWGALFTCLTTRAVHLELAPSLSASSMIMALRRMTARRGTPSTIFSDNGTNFVGANKELEAAAQEKGIKWKFIPPGSPNMGGAWERLVRSVKTALAAVLNERSPPEEVLHTLITEVEHIVNSRPLTPVSMDPDDEESLTPNHFLLGRSCGAMAPGEFDDTDLIGKANWKTAQRLADHFWQRWVKEYLPLIMPRRIEGRATNDPREGDIVLIVDSTLPRNTWPRGEVIKTYPGPDGRTRVMDVRTTGGVLRRPTRRIIVLVPAASSRSEDGVLRTVGEDVGDDE